Within Planococcus citri chromosome 2, ihPlaCitr1.1, whole genome shotgun sequence, the genomic segment ttttcgctctcgcttcactcgagcagtaattttgctttcattttcatgaaatcaccacataTCCTGATaagtttccagaaaattacccctcatttcaatttttcatgcctaaaaatcaggttttgccccctccttgaaaaaatcctggctacgccactgacaCGTTGGAGTCAACTGGTAGTAGTTTTAATCTACTCTGATGCCTTCAGTAGAATTTTTGGATATTCCATATGTACTTTTTAGCAattagtacatacctacaaatcTGCTCGAATGATAGAATATTAATCTAGGAACATTGAGGAAGATGATGGAATCGTACTTTGATCAATAAATCAATCGATTCTAAGCAAGGCGCAACGTGCATTTTCAATTCTATTTTATTTGTTCTAAAATAATGAGAATTAAAAACCTTTGgatggaaattaaaaatgagaacagattgaaaaccatattttttaatttaagtcATGCAAAAAAGCAAATAACACACAAAGGTAGGTAAATTTAGTTTATCATGGAGGTATGTACAAtaaatcgtaaaaatattaaaaataaatgctGCTCACACAAACGTAATATTGTGACAAAAGTTGCTTAATACATATATCTATacgttttttgaataagtacAGGAATAAGACAATATTGGCCTCCCACGTCGCTGAAAGTCAATGTGAGCTTGCGGCGAAAAAATGCGGgccttctaaaaaattttcacacccccccccccctaacgCAAATAGAttatgtaatgttttttttcgaaatttttttttgagagaacttTTCTCTAgttgagaagtttttttttcgagtaagtTTTTCacataaatagaaaaaatttggttctaGAACTTTCAAGTCACTCAGTATATTAGTAATGTACTTAAATACTCAACTACATTAATCCGCAACTTGTTATGGTCCCAATTTTACTTTTGTTACTTTCATTGACGAGTTTCCACCAGCGATATTTATTATTGATTTTCTGCAAACAAAAGAACGATGTCATCATGAATAACTGGGTATTCAAGGTTGAAATAATCAACAAAAGGGCCATCTGTCATGTCATTTCGCGTTAATTCATCCAAATTCTAATATACTAGCGTAGGCATTTTCATTTGCCCACAAATATGGGCTTGGTAAAATCTTTCTACATAGATATGTCAACTTTaaaaggtataggtacttgTTGAAATTACCTCTTGCAGGTCAGTTCTGTACTTTACAGAACATTCCACTCCTCCCATTTTTGGGGttacattaaatttttccagagcGTATCCCAAACTTATCTGATGCGCTTGTTCAAACTGATCGTTATTAAGGTGAATGGTTTCACAAAAAATCTCCATTTGTTTTTTGTACGTTTTCTTCGCTGCTGCAACAGCTTTCAAGTTAGTTAAATCCACATTCGCCTGAGAatgaaaatacgtaggtaatagttaggtaggtacacgtaATAGGTAACAAAActtgtttctttttaaaacataaactcaattaaataggtaggtaatgaaaatAAGGGGTGAGTAGACATACGTACAGGTAGGCCTACTTACATCAAAAATGGATTTAAGCTCAGGTAGCATGTTGCCAATGCCATTGAACACATCCACGTAGCGTTTAAAATAGAGTAAGAAATCTTCAACTGTGATTTTTGTACCCCCGATTTCTTTCTGGATTAGGTTTTCTGGCGCCATTATCAGAGGAACAAGTTGATCTAAATAGGTTTTGAATTCATCATCTATAtctgcaataaaaaaatgtcatttggAGTTAGAAAACCGGCACCAATTAGTTGAACAGACATTTAGGCTTCAGCAATAGCCTTTACAGCTTACCAGATAATTTCCCATCAAACTCGGGACTCGTTCTCGCTTTGGGTCCAGGATCCGGCAACAAAAAACACTGGATATCATCGAAGTATGATTTAATGTGattctttaattttattttctcaggATGTTGTCCTTCAGCAGTCTGGACCCAAATTCCAAATGAGTAAACGGgaagaattaaaataattaataggTAAGATATGAACTATTGCAAACGGTATTCTACCTACACATTGTAATTCTCGCAATATTTCAATACAAACCATCAACTTCTCCTCCAGAAGCATTTTGCCTCCCTCCGGACCATAACTCTTCTCGTATGCCCAGTCCCAATCTCTGACaatgaattgtaatttttgaaatagtgtGTTACCAGTGTTTTCGGAAGCCAAACGTCCATATTCGGtgaacatctaaaaaaaaactcaaagcaTCAGcaatttgaaatacctatcaTCCTATTAGTAGGTGCCTATATCGAGTTTGAGAGCTTTTA encodes:
- the LOC135836861 gene encoding atlastin-3-like isoform X1, encoding MKDYPHAVPIVVPIKENGQHKYSLDEKALRKILLQDHIRDRNVVVVSIAGPYRRGKSFLLNFFLRYMNFKVFPIFQQTSGCDTKCSWLGDENTPLTGFPWKRGTDVVTTGILMWSEVFCMTSPTGEEVAVIFLDTQGKFDDESTVRDCVTVFALSTMLSSIQMYNLVHKIQEDDLQYLHMFTEYGRLASENTGNTLFQKLQFIVRDWDWAYEKSYGPEGGKMLLEEKLMVCIEILRELQCTAEGQHPEKIKLKNHIKSYFDDIQCFLLPDPGPKARTSPEFDGKLSDIDDEFKTYLDQLVPLIMAPENLIQKEIGGTKITVEDFLLYFKRYVDVFNGIGNMLPELKSIFDANVDLTNLKAVAAAKKTYKKQMEIFCETIHLNNDQFEQAHQISLGYALEKFNVTPKMGGVECSVKYRTDLQEKINNKYRWWKLVNESNKSKIGTITSCGLM
- the LOC135836861 gene encoding atlastin-3-like isoform X2 produces the protein MKDYPHAVPIVVPIKENGQHKYSLDEKALRKILLQDHIRDRNVVVVSIAGPYRRGKSFLLNFFLRYMNFKQTSGCDTKCSWLGDENTPLTGFPWKRGTDVVTTGILMWSEVFCMTSPTGEEVAVIFLDTQGKFDDESTVRDCVTVFALSTMLSSIQMYNLVHKIQEDDLQYLHMFTEYGRLASENTGNTLFQKLQFIVRDWDWAYEKSYGPEGGKMLLEEKLMVCIEILRELQCTAEGQHPEKIKLKNHIKSYFDDIQCFLLPDPGPKARTSPEFDGKLSDIDDEFKTYLDQLVPLIMAPENLIQKEIGGTKITVEDFLLYFKRYVDVFNGIGNMLPELKSIFDANVDLTNLKAVAAAKKTYKKQMEIFCETIHLNNDQFEQAHQISLGYALEKFNVTPKMGGVECSVKYRTDLQEKINNKYRWWKLVNESNKSKIGTITSCGLM
- the LOC135836861 gene encoding atlastin-3-like isoform X3, which codes for MKDYPHAVPIVVPIKENGQHKYSLDEKALRKILLQDHIRDRNVVVVSIAGPYRRGKSFLLNFFLRYMNFKVFPIFQQTSGCDTKCSWLGDENTPLTGFPWKRGTDVVTTGILMWSEVFCMTSPTGEEVAVIFLDTQGKFDDESTVRDCVTVFALSTMLSSIQMYNLVHKIQEDDLQYLHMFTEYGRLASENTGNTLFQKLQFIVRDWDWAYEKSYGPEGGKMLLEEKLMTAEGQHPEKIKLKNHIKSYFDDIQCFLLPDPGPKARTSPEFDGKLSDIDDEFKTYLDQLVPLIMAPENLIQKEIGGTKITVEDFLLYFKRYVDVFNGIGNMLPELKSIFDANVDLTNLKAVAAAKKTYKKQMEIFCETIHLNNDQFEQAHQISLGYALEKFNVTPKMGGVECSVKYRTDLQEKINNKYRWWKLVNESNKSKIGTITSCGLM